From Serinicoccus profundi, the proteins below share one genomic window:
- a CDS encoding tryptophan 2,3-dioxygenase produces MSSDSDAPAPEADPVARHTRSRRHLEDDIERDFGENLSYGAYLDLPTLLSAQHPRSTPAQHDELLFIIQHQTTELWLKLVIHELTSARALLAADDHRQALKRIARVKHIQASMTEQWSVLATLTPSEYARFRAYLATGSGFQSSQYRAVEFMLGNKNAAMLPVFAHDPQVHDELSRLLHEPSLYDEVLAWLARRGHAVPEEVLGRDLSQPYTAHPGVVDVFSRIYADPEQHWAEYETAEELVDLEDNFQVWRFRHLKTVERIIGSKRGTGGSSGVPFLRRALELTFFPELYDVRSAIQDLAPQGYHGGEGRG; encoded by the coding sequence GTGAGCAGTGACAGCGACGCCCCCGCTCCCGAGGCCGACCCGGTCGCGCGGCATACCCGCTCCCGACGCCACCTCGAGGACGACATCGAGCGCGACTTCGGCGAGAACCTCTCCTACGGCGCCTACCTCGACCTGCCCACCCTGCTCTCGGCGCAGCACCCGCGCTCGACCCCCGCTCAGCACGATGAGCTGCTGTTCATCATCCAGCACCAGACCACCGAGCTGTGGCTCAAGCTCGTCATCCACGAGCTGACCAGCGCCCGGGCCCTGCTCGCCGCCGACGACCACCGGCAGGCGCTCAAGCGGATCGCCCGGGTCAAGCACATCCAGGCCTCGATGACCGAGCAGTGGTCGGTCCTGGCGACCCTCACCCCGAGCGAGTACGCCCGGTTCCGCGCCTACCTGGCGACCGGCTCGGGCTTCCAGAGCTCGCAGTACCGCGCGGTGGAGTTCATGCTCGGCAACAAGAACGCCGCCATGCTGCCGGTCTTCGCGCACGATCCGCAGGTGCACGACGAGCTGTCCCGGTTGCTGCACGAGCCCAGCCTGTATGACGAGGTGCTGGCCTGGCTGGCGCGGCGCGGCCACGCGGTCCCCGAGGAGGTGCTGGGGCGCGACCTCTCCCAGCCCTACACCGCGCACCCCGGCGTCGTCGACGTCTTCTCCCGCATCTACGCCGACCCCGAGCAGCACTGGGCGGAGTACGAGACCGCCGAGGAGCTGGTCGACCTCGAGGACAACTTCCAGGTCTGGCGCTTCCGGCACCTCAAGACGGTCGAGCGCATCATCGGCAGCAAGCGGGGCACCGGCGGCTCCAGCGGCGTGCCGTTCCTGCGCCGCGCGCTGGAGCTGACCTTCTTCCCCGAGCTCTACGACGTGCGCTCGGCGATCCAGGACCTCGCCCCGCAGGGCTACCACGGAGGTGAGGGCCGTGGCTGA
- a CDS encoding kynureninase, with the protein MAEPAELQHARQLDAQDPLAAFATRFERAEGVVAYFDGNSLGRPVAGAARAMERFVREEWGTRLIRAWDEGWMSWPEQVGDLVGQAALGAAPGQTVVADSTTVLLYKTLRALVDHQLALDPARVELVLDTDNFPTDRYVAEGIAAERGLTLRWIDADPASGVTPEQVEAVVGERTGVVLISHVAYRSGFVADAPGITRVVHDAGALVLWDTCHSAGSVPVLADAWGWDAAVGCDYKYLNGGPGAPAHVYLARRHHDLATLRQPVQGWMGRRDPFLMEQGYQPAAGIRSFVSGTPPIVGMIPVRLGAQLLAEAGIEAVRRKSLLLTDLAWSIVDSWPRDLGVVVASPHEHERRGGHLTLRHPGFQDAYPRLWRRGVIPDFRSPDGLRLGLSPLSTTFTEVWQGLEAIREELAG; encoded by the coding sequence GTGGCTGAACCGGCCGAGCTGCAGCACGCCCGACAGCTGGACGCCCAGGACCCCCTGGCCGCGTTCGCCACGCGCTTCGAGCGGGCCGAGGGGGTCGTGGCGTACTTCGACGGCAACTCGCTGGGCCGACCGGTGGCCGGGGCGGCCCGGGCGATGGAGCGCTTCGTCCGCGAGGAGTGGGGCACGCGGCTCATCCGCGCCTGGGACGAGGGCTGGATGAGCTGGCCCGAGCAGGTCGGGGACCTCGTGGGGCAGGCCGCTCTCGGCGCGGCGCCCGGACAGACGGTCGTGGCGGACTCGACCACGGTGCTGCTCTACAAGACGCTGCGCGCCCTCGTGGACCATCAGCTGGCGCTCGACCCCGCCCGGGTCGAGCTCGTGCTCGACACCGACAACTTCCCGACCGATCGCTACGTCGCCGAGGGCATCGCGGCCGAGCGGGGGCTCACGCTGCGCTGGATCGACGCCGACCCGGCCTCCGGCGTCACCCCGGAGCAGGTGGAGGCCGTCGTCGGGGAGCGGACCGGGGTGGTCCTCATCTCGCACGTCGCCTACCGCTCCGGCTTCGTGGCGGACGCGCCCGGGATCACCCGGGTCGTCCACGACGCGGGTGCGCTGGTCCTGTGGGACACCTGCCACAGTGCCGGGTCGGTACCGGTGCTGGCCGACGCGTGGGGCTGGGACGCCGCCGTGGGCTGCGACTACAAGTACCTCAACGGCGGTCCGGGGGCGCCCGCGCACGTCTACCTCGCGCGGCGCCACCACGACCTGGCGACCCTCCGTCAGCCGGTCCAGGGGTGGATGGGCCGGCGGGACCCCTTCCTCATGGAGCAGGGCTACCAGCCCGCCGCGGGGATCCGATCCTTCGTCAGCGGCACCCCGCCCATCGTCGGGATGATCCCCGTCCGTCTCGGCGCGCAGCTGCTCGCCGAGGCGGGCATCGAGGCGGTCCGGCGCAAGTCGCTGCTGCTCACCGATCTCGCCTGGTCGATCGTGGACTCCTGGCCGCGCGACCTCGGGGTGGTCGTGGCCAGCCCGCACGAGCACGAGCGGCGCGGCGGTCACCTCACCCTGCGCCACCCGGGGTTCCAGGACGCTTACCCCCGGCTGTGGCGGCGCGGGGTCATCCCCGACTTCCGCTCACCGGACGGTCTGCGGCTCGGGCTGTCGCCGCTGTCGACGACCTTCACGGAGGTGTGGCAGGGGCTCGAGGCGATCCGGGAGGAGCTCGCCGGCTGA